In one window of Pseudomonas benzenivorans DNA:
- a CDS encoding glutamine synthetase family protein: MSAKLDQLSSWLKERKITEVECLVSDLTGIARGKISPTNKFLDEKGMRLPESVLLQTVTGDYVEDDVYYELLDPADIDMVCRPDENAVYLVPWAIEPTAQVIHDTYDKQGNPIELSPRNLLKKVLKLYADKGWKPIVAPEMEFYLTKRCGDPDFPLEAPLGRSGRPETGRQSFSIDAANEFDPLFEDMYDWCELQGLDLDTLIHEEGPAQMEINFRHGDALQLADQILVFKRTMREAALKHDVAATFMAKPITDEPGSAMHLHQSIIDLETGRNIFSNDDGSMSELFLHHIGGLQKFIPEVLPLFAPNVNSFRRFLPDTSAPVNVEWGEENRTVGLRVPDSGAQNRRVENRLAGADANPYLALAASLLCGYIGMVEGIEPSAPVVGRGYERRNLRLPLTLEAALERMETCETVKEYLGGKFVSGYVAVKRAEHENFKRVISSWEREFLLLSV; the protein is encoded by the coding sequence ATGAGCGCCAAATTGGACCAGCTTTCGAGCTGGCTGAAAGAACGCAAAATCACCGAAGTCGAATGCCTGGTCAGCGATCTTACCGGTATTGCCCGTGGCAAGATTTCGCCGACCAACAAGTTCCTCGACGAGAAGGGCATGCGCCTCCCCGAGAGCGTGCTGCTGCAGACCGTCACCGGCGACTATGTCGAGGACGACGTCTACTACGAGCTGCTCGACCCGGCCGACATCGACATGGTCTGCCGTCCGGACGAGAACGCCGTGTACCTGGTGCCCTGGGCCATCGAGCCGACCGCCCAGGTGATCCACGACACCTACGACAAGCAGGGCAACCCCATCGAGTTGTCGCCGCGCAACCTGCTGAAGAAGGTGCTCAAGCTCTATGCCGACAAGGGCTGGAAGCCGATCGTCGCGCCGGAGATGGAGTTCTACCTGACCAAGCGCTGCGGCGACCCGGACTTCCCCCTGGAGGCGCCGTTGGGCCGCTCCGGGCGGCCGGAGACCGGCCGCCAGTCGTTCTCCATCGACGCGGCCAACGAGTTCGATCCGCTGTTCGAAGACATGTACGACTGGTGCGAGCTGCAGGGCCTGGACCTGGACACCCTGATCCACGAGGAAGGTCCGGCGCAGATGGAGATCAACTTCCGTCACGGCGACGCCCTGCAATTGGCCGACCAGATCCTGGTGTTCAAGCGCACCATGCGCGAGGCCGCGCTCAAGCACGATGTGGCGGCCACCTTCATGGCCAAGCCGATCACCGACGAGCCGGGCAGTGCCATGCACCTGCACCAGAGCATCATCGACCTGGAGACCGGGCGGAACATCTTCTCCAACGACGACGGCTCGATGAGCGAGCTGTTCCTCCACCACATCGGCGGTCTGCAGAAGTTCATCCCCGAGGTGCTGCCGCTGTTCGCGCCGAACGTCAATTCGTTCCGCCGCTTCCTGCCGGACACCTCGGCGCCGGTGAACGTCGAGTGGGGCGAGGAGAACCGCACCGTCGGCCTGCGCGTACCGGACTCCGGCGCGCAGAACCGCCGGGTGGAGAACCGCCTGGCCGGCGCCGACGCCAACCCCTACCTGGCCCTGGCCGCCAGCCTGCTGTGCGGCTATATCGGCATGGTCGAGGGCATCGAGCCGAGCGCCCCGGTGGTGGGCCGCGGCTACGAGCGGCGCAACCTGCGCCTGCCGCTGACCCTGGAGGCGGCGCTGGAGCGCATGGAGACCTGCGAGACCGTGAAGGAGTATCTGGGCGGCAAGTTCGTCAGCGGTTATGTCGCGGTCAAGCGCGCCGAGCACGAGAACTTCAAGCGGGTGATCAGCTCCTGGGAGCGTGAGTTCCTGCTGTTGTCGGTCTGA
- a CDS encoding gamma-glutamyl-gamma-aminobutyrate hydrolase family protein, whose translation MSHLPLIGVTACTKQIGLHPYHITGDKYVRAVVVGAGGLPLIIPALGELIDQPSLLDNLHGLLFTGSPSNVEPHHYSGPPSSAGTQHDPARDRTTLPLIRQAIDAGIPVLGICRGFQEMNVAFGGSLHQKVHELPGMMDHREPQDAPLEVQYAPAHPLQVQPGGLLAGLGLPREIEVNSIHGQGVERLAPGLRVEALAPDGLIEAFSVEGAPSFALGVQWHPEWQVGSNPNYLAIFQAFGEACRKRAGQR comes from the coding sequence ATGTCGCACCTGCCGTTGATCGGCGTCACCGCCTGTACCAAGCAGATCGGTCTGCATCCCTACCATATAACCGGCGACAAGTATGTTCGCGCCGTGGTCGTCGGAGCCGGTGGCCTGCCACTGATCATCCCCGCCCTGGGCGAGCTGATCGACCAGCCGTCGCTGCTCGATAATCTGCACGGCCTGTTGTTCACCGGCTCGCCGTCGAACGTCGAACCCCATCATTATAGTGGCCCGCCGAGCAGCGCCGGCACTCAGCACGATCCGGCGCGTGACCGCACCACGCTGCCGCTGATCCGTCAGGCCATCGATGCCGGCATCCCGGTGCTGGGCATCTGCCGCGGCTTCCAGGAGATGAACGTGGCCTTCGGTGGCAGCCTGCACCAGAAGGTGCATGAGCTCCCCGGGATGATGGACCACCGCGAGCCGCAGGACGCGCCGCTCGAGGTGCAGTATGCCCCCGCTCACCCGCTGCAGGTGCAGCCGGGCGGGCTGCTCGCCGGTCTCGGCTTGCCGCGCGAGATAGAAGTCAATTCCATTCATGGCCAGGGCGTTGAGCGTCTGGCGCCGGGCCTTCGCGTAGAAGCACTGGCGCCCGACGGGTTGATCGAAGCCTTCTCCGTCGAAGGTGCGCCGAGTTTCGCCCTCGGGGTGCAATGGCACCCCGAGTGGCAGGTAGGATCCAACCCGAATTATCTCGCCATCTTCCAGGCCTTTGGTGAGGCTTGCAGGAAGAGGGCGGGGCAACGCTGA
- a CDS encoding glutamine synthetase family protein: MSVPPRAVQLNEANAFLKEHPEVQFVDLLIADMNGVVRGKRIERASLHKVYEKGINLPASLFALDINGSTVESTGLGLDIGDADRICFPIPNTLSNEPWQKRPTAQLLMTMHELDGTPFFADPREVLRQVVQKFDELGLTICAAFELEFYLIDQENVNGRPQPPRSPISGKRPHSTQVYLIDDLDEYVDCLQDMLEAAKEQALPADAIVKESAPAQFEVNLHHTNDALKACDYALLLKRLIKNIAYDHEMDSTFMAKPYPGQAGNGLHVHISLLDKETGKNIFTSEDPLQSDVLRHAIGGILDTMPASMAFLCPNVNSYRRFGAQFYVPNAPSWGLDNRTVAVRVPTGSADAVRIEHRVAGADANPYLMMAAILAGIHHGMTNKIEPGEPIEGNSYEQLEQSLPNNLRDALRELDDSEVLNKYISPEYIDIFVACKEAELEEFETTISDLEYNWYLHTV; the protein is encoded by the coding sequence ATGTCGGTACCCCCGCGTGCCGTTCAGCTTAATGAAGCGAACGCGTTCCTTAAGGAACATCCTGAGGTCCAGTTCGTCGACCTTCTCATTGCAGATATGAATGGCGTGGTGCGCGGCAAGCGCATCGAACGCGCCAGCCTTCACAAGGTGTACGAGAAAGGCATCAACCTGCCGGCTTCTCTGTTCGCCCTGGATATCAACGGCTCCACGGTGGAAAGCACCGGCCTGGGCCTGGATATCGGCGACGCCGACCGTATCTGCTTCCCCATCCCCAATACCCTGAGCAACGAGCCATGGCAGAAGCGCCCCACCGCGCAACTGCTGATGACCATGCACGAGCTGGACGGCACGCCTTTCTTCGCCGACCCTCGCGAGGTATTGCGCCAGGTGGTGCAGAAGTTCGACGAACTAGGCCTGACCATCTGCGCCGCTTTCGAACTGGAGTTCTACCTGATCGACCAGGAGAACGTGAACGGCCGTCCGCAGCCGCCGCGTTCGCCGATCTCCGGCAAGCGCCCGCATTCGACCCAGGTCTACCTGATCGATGACCTCGACGAGTATGTCGACTGCCTGCAGGACATGCTCGAAGCCGCCAAGGAGCAAGCCCTGCCGGCCGACGCCATCGTCAAGGAGAGTGCCCCGGCGCAGTTCGAGGTCAACCTGCATCACACCAACGATGCGCTCAAGGCCTGCGACTACGCGCTGCTGCTCAAGCGCCTGATCAAGAACATCGCCTACGACCACGAGATGGACTCGACCTTCATGGCCAAGCCCTACCCGGGCCAGGCCGGCAACGGTCTGCACGTGCACATCTCGCTGCTCGACAAGGAAACCGGCAAGAACATCTTCACCTCCGAGGACCCGCTGCAGAGCGACGTGCTGCGCCACGCCATCGGCGGCATCCTCGACACCATGCCGGCGTCGATGGCCTTCCTCTGCCCGAACGTCAACTCCTACCGCCGCTTCGGCGCCCAGTTCTATGTGCCGAACGCGCCGAGCTGGGGCCTGGACAACCGCACCGTGGCGGTGCGCGTGCCGACCGGCAGTGCCGATGCGGTGCGCATCGAACACCGGGTCGCCGGTGCCGATGCCAACCCCTACCTGATGATGGCGGCGATCCTCGCCGGCATTCACCACGGCATGACCAACAAGATCGAGCCGGGCGAGCCGATCGAGGGCAACTCCTACGAGCAGCTGGAGCAGAGCCTGCCGAACAACCTGCGCGATGCCCTGCGCGAGCTGGACGACAGCGAGGTGCTGAACAAGTACATCAGCCCCGAGTACATCGACATCTTCGTCGCGTGCAAGGAAGCCGAGTTGGAGGAGTTCGAGACCACCATCTCCGACCTCGAGTACAACTGGTACCTGCACACCGTGTAA
- a CDS encoding extracellular solute-binding protein, with protein sequence MPRLFASLLLALTPLLAGAEEVIRFYNWNDYIAPQVLKDFEAETGIRVEYRTFSTDAELDQALASGEAIDLAVPSNDELPGLIAAGTLQPLDFKRLPNRAHLDKELLSKLAAVDPNNRHAVPYLWGAVGLAINTAQAEAAFGGPLPDSWSLLFDAAQSARLASCGISLLDAPDETLSLLLNYQGRNLTRSAPSRIERAASVLDGLRPHLRYIDSERYIDDLNHGRLCLAMAWVGDALAAADAGQPVRFVVPDEGSVLFIDNLVIPRSARRADLAHRLIDYLLQPEVAARITEETLYPNGNADSQAFLDPALRSQPGLYPDRDTKRRLYALTAMPEKHAVVRDRVWTRFRDAP encoded by the coding sequence ATGCCCCGCTTGTTTGCTTCGCTGCTGCTTGCCCTGACGCCGCTGCTGGCCGGCGCCGAGGAGGTCATCCGCTTCTACAACTGGAACGACTACATCGCCCCGCAGGTGCTCAAGGACTTCGAGGCCGAAACCGGCATCCGCGTCGAATACCGCACCTTCAGCACCGATGCCGAACTGGACCAGGCCCTGGCCAGCGGCGAAGCCATCGACCTCGCCGTGCCCTCGAACGACGAACTGCCGGGTCTGATCGCAGCCGGCACCCTGCAGCCCCTGGACTTCAAGCGGCTGCCCAACCGCGCCCACCTGGACAAGGAACTGCTGAGCAAGCTGGCCGCGGTGGACCCGAACAATCGCCATGCCGTGCCCTACCTGTGGGGCGCGGTGGGCCTGGCCATCAACACGGCGCAGGCCGAGGCCGCGTTCGGCGGGCCGCTGCCGGACAGCTGGAGCCTGCTGTTCGACGCCGCGCAGAGCGCACGCCTGGCCAGCTGCGGCATCAGCCTGCTGGATGCGCCGGACGAGACCCTGTCGCTGCTGCTCAACTACCAGGGTCGCAACCTGACGCGCAGCGCGCCGAGCCGCATCGAGCGCGCCGCCAGCGTGCTCGACGGCCTGCGCCCCCACCTGCGCTACATCGACAGCGAGCGCTACATCGACGACCTCAACCACGGCCGCCTGTGCCTGGCCATGGCCTGGGTCGGCGACGCCCTGGCCGCCGCCGACGCCGGCCAACCGGTGCGCTTCGTGGTGCCGGACGAGGGCTCGGTGCTGTTCATCGACAACCTGGTGATCCCGCGTAGCGCCCGCCGCGCCGACCTGGCCCACCGCCTCATCGACTACCTGCTGCAACCCGAGGTCGCCGCCCGGATCACCGAGGAGACCCTCTACCCCAACGGCAATGCCGACTCCCAGGCGTTTCTCGACCCGGCCCTGCGCAGCCAGCCCGGGCTCTACCCGGATCGCGACACCAAGCGCCGCCTGTACGCCCTGACGGCCATGCCGGAGAAGCATGCCGTCGTCCGCGACCGGGTCTGGACGCGCTTTCGCGACGCCCCCTGA
- a CDS encoding TetR/AcrR family transcriptional regulator, with protein sequence MPRPATARKPRASSQARIAVILAAARELLAEQGVAGLSIYSVAERAAIPPSSVYHFFASVPALLEALTADIHAAFRASLQAPVAHAELDAWRDLSRIVERRMLAIYAEDAAARQLILAQHGLAEVTQADRQHDIELGQLMQALFQRHFVLPPLPEDVDVFALAMELGDRVYARSVQLHGQISPRLAEEGMRVFDAYLGLYLPPCLPKRAQPLLPD encoded by the coding sequence ATGCCGCGCCCCGCCACCGCCCGCAAACCCCGCGCCAGCAGCCAGGCGCGCATCGCCGTGATCCTCGCCGCCGCCCGCGAACTGCTCGCCGAACAGGGCGTGGCCGGCCTGTCGATCTACAGCGTGGCCGAGCGCGCGGCGATCCCGCCGTCCTCGGTGTACCACTTCTTCGCCAGCGTACCGGCGCTGCTCGAAGCCCTGACCGCGGATATCCACGCCGCCTTTCGCGCCAGCCTGCAGGCGCCGGTGGCCCACGCCGAGCTGGACGCCTGGCGCGACCTGTCGCGCATCGTCGAGCGGCGCATGCTGGCGATCTACGCCGAGGATGCCGCCGCCCGTCAGCTGATCCTCGCCCAGCACGGCCTGGCCGAGGTGACCCAGGCCGACCGCCAGCACGACATCGAGCTGGGCCAGTTGATGCAGGCGCTGTTCCAGCGCCACTTCGTCCTGCCGCCACTGCCGGAGGATGTCGACGTGTTCGCCCTGGCCATGGAGCTGGGCGACCGCGTCTACGCCCGCTCGGTGCAGCTGCACGGTCAGATCAGCCCGCGCCTGGCCGAGGAGGGCATGCGCGTGTTCGACGCCTACCTGGGCCTGTACCTGCCGCCCTGCCTGCCGAAGCGAGCCCAACCACTGCTACCCGACTAG
- the aguB gene encoding N-carbamoylputrescine amidase produces the protein MSRIVTVAATQMACSWDRAANIANAEKLVRQAAAQGAQIILIQELFETPYFCQKPNPDYLQLATPVEANEAIAHFQKIAKELQVVLPISFFELAGRARYNSIAIIDADGSNLGIYRKSHIPDGPGYHEKYYFNPGDTGFKVWNTRYARIGVGICWDQWFPECARSMALLGAEILFYPTAIGSEPHDPTISSRDHWQRVQQGHAGANLMPLVASNRIGREDQDGYHITFYGSSFIADQFGQKVEELNQTEEGVLVHRFDLDRLEHIRSAWGSFRDRRPNLYGPLKTLDGALES, from the coding sequence ATGTCCCGCATCGTTACCGTCGCCGCCACCCAGATGGCCTGCTCCTGGGATCGCGCCGCCAATATCGCCAACGCCGAGAAGCTGGTGCGCCAGGCCGCCGCCCAGGGCGCGCAGATCATCCTGATCCAGGAGCTGTTCGAGACCCCCTACTTCTGCCAGAAGCCCAACCCGGACTACCTGCAGCTGGCCACCCCGGTCGAGGCCAACGAGGCCATCGCCCACTTCCAGAAGATCGCCAAGGAGCTCCAGGTGGTGCTGCCGATCAGCTTCTTCGAGCTGGCCGGGCGGGCACGCTACAACAGCATCGCAATCATCGACGCCGACGGCAGCAACCTCGGCATCTATCGCAAGAGCCACATCCCGGACGGCCCCGGCTACCACGAGAAGTACTACTTCAACCCGGGCGACACCGGCTTCAAGGTGTGGAACACCCGCTACGCCAGGATCGGCGTGGGCATCTGCTGGGACCAATGGTTCCCCGAGTGCGCGCGCAGCATGGCCCTGCTCGGCGCCGAAATCCTCTTCTACCCCACCGCCATCGGCAGCGAGCCCCATGACCCGACCATCAGCTCCCGCGACCACTGGCAGCGCGTGCAGCAGGGCCACGCCGGCGCCAACCTGATGCCGCTGGTGGCGAGCAACCGCATCGGCCGCGAGGACCAGGACGGCTACCACATCACCTTCTACGGCAGTTCCTTCATCGCCGACCAGTTCGGCCAGAAGGTCGAGGAGCTGAACCAGACCGAGGAAGGCGTGCTGGTGCACCGCTTCGACCTCGACCGGCTGGAGCACATCCGTAGCGCCTGGGGCAGCTTCCGCGACCGCCGGCCGAACCTCTATGGCCCGCTCAAGACCCTGGACGGCGCCCTGGAGTCCTGA